Part of the Syntrophales bacterium genome, ATGTTTTAAGTCTCTGCAGGATCTATCACGAAAAAATCAAACTTGTCTTTCCAGACCGGGTCTATTTTTTCCCAAATCACCGTGGGAACCAGTACGGCAACGGATTTTTGAATTCCACCTTTCATCAACTCTGGGATAAGGCAGGGATCAGCTGCATCAGTGGAAATCTACCTCGTGTACACGATTTTCGCCATGCTTTTGCTGTAAAGCGCCTGAATTTATGGGTTGAAGAGGGGAAAGATTTACAGGCCTACCTACCGTACCTGTCCATGTATCTGGGACATGCCGGTTTATCGGAAACTGACTATTACCTGCATCTGGTGCCCGAATTTTTTCCTGTAATGACGGCTAAAGCAGAGGAACAGTTTGCACATCTGATTCCGGAGCCTTACGATGAAGTATGACGATCGGTTTTTCAAATTTGTGCGTAACTTCCTCATGGTGTATTTACCCAAAAACAGATGTTGCAGTGAGAATACGATAAAATCCTACCGGGAAACAATCAATCTGCTGCGGGTTTACATTGAAGAAAAAAAGGGTATCCCTTTTGTAAAAGTTAAATTTGAACTGCTCGATCATACACTTATTGGCAGTTTTTTGGACTGGCTGCAAGGCGAACGACACTGCAGCGTCTCTACAAGAAACCACAGGCTGGCTGCGCTGAAATCATTTTTCAAATACGCTGCACAAGAAGACCCGTCACTGATGATGGCGTATATGGAGCTTAGTAAAATTCCAGTAAAAAAAGCACCTGGGCCCATTATTACCTATATGTCAGAGAAAGCACTGGCAACTTTGCTGAAGCAACCGCCTGAAAACACTCGATTAGGCATCCGGGACAGATTCTTTATGATATTCATGTATGATACGGGTGCTCGCATACAGGAGTTATTGGATCTTTGCCTTAAGGACCTGCATCTTAGTGATAGCATACCTTGTGTCTATCTTACGGGCAAAGGGCAAAAGATGCGTGCCGTTCCACTGCTGAAAAAAACCGTCAGACATCTGAACCTTTACATGAAGCACTTCCATCCGATAGAAACCCGTAGAAACGATTCTCTTTTGTTTTACACTGTCATTAGAGGAAAAGCTGGCAAGATGTCAGCGGACAACGTTGCAAGTTTTATGAAACGTTATGGCGTGTCTGCCAGAGTTGATTGCCTTGAAGTTCCTGAAAGGGTATTTCCTCACCTGCTCCGGCATACACGTGCAATGAATTTATATCAGATGGGAATGTCACTTTCTCACATCAAGGATTTTCTGGGACATACAAATGTGAGCACTACCGATATTTATGCTTCCGCCGATATATCCATGTTGAAAGCCGCGCTTGAGAAAGCATGTTCACGTGACGATTTTCCTAAGGAAGATCCTGTTTGGCAAGACAATGAGGAATTGCTGCTTCACCTGTGTGGATTAAAATGAATTGAAGATTTAGTTATCCCGAAGTTTTTTTGTCAGCGGAAGCTGTGAACATGCATTAGTGGTGCGTTTACCGCAGTAGCAACTGAAGAGTTCGGGATAACTAAATCTTCGGGATAATCCCACTTATCCCGAACTCGGGATAAGTGGGAGAAGGGGGCGGTAGAAAACCTGGTGGCCATCGTGCGCCAGATTGCCCTTACGCCCATGCCAAGGGTAAGCAGCTTCGCGGAATTACAGGAACAGGTAACCCATAAATGTGTGCATTACTGCCAAACACATAAAATTAAGGACCGGCCCAGAAGTATCAGGGAGATGTTGGATGAGGAGCGCAAACACCTCTTGCCCCTGCCGGCATACCCCCTTGACCCTGCGGAAGAACAAAAAGGGCTGGTTTATCACGACCTGACCGTCCGCTTAAATAATATCAAATATTCTGTGCCTCCCGAGTATGTAGGCCTCAGCGTAACACTGAAAATATCCCCTTTTAACGTGGATATCTATCATGAAGGAAAGCTGCTCTACCGTCACAACAAGGCGCGGCACCAATCGGATCATCAGTATATTCCTGAACATTACCTTGAAATCCTTGAACGCAAACCCCGGGCTATTAAAAACGCCGCACCCTTAAAAAAGGGGCTCCTACCACCTGAGCTCAAAGAGTTCATGCTGCTATGCAAACACCGGGACAAAAATTATCAGCTGGTTAATATTCTGCTACTTAGCAGAAGGATCGAGAATGATACCCTACTCTGGGCGGTCAAACAGGCCAATGCAACGGGCACACCCACCTATGATCTGGTCTGCTTTTACCTGGAGATTCAGGGTGAGGATTCAACACAGCTGACTGTTGACGACGGCGTTAAAGTCAAGGCGGTGGATTTTGAAAAGTATGATCAACTGCTGACAAGGAGGCATCAAACAGATGAAGAGTGATGATGACTCCGGTAATCAAATTGTTGCTTTAGCCAAAGCCTTAAAGCTTCCGGCTTTTGCCGACTACAAAGCATATGTTAAAGACAGCTCTTCAACGGAAGAAGTGCTGTACAACCTGCTCGCTGCGGAGCATTCTATCAAGGAACAGAATAAGTATAACTACAGAATAAAAAACGCGGCCTTCCCCATACCTAAGACCCTTGATACTTTTGTCTTCGATGAAAAACGCCTGCCTGAGCTAAAAAAAGAGACTGTTATGGAACTTGCCAGATGTGACTTCATTGAAAAAAGGCAAAATGTGGTAGCTGTGGGAAATTCTGGCACGGGCAAAAGTCACATTGTAACTGCGCTGGGCATGGAAGCTATCGCCAAGGGTTATACCGTGAAGTTTCGCAGAGCTTCAGAACTGGTCGCGCAAATGACTGAAGCTATGACTGAAAAGCATCTGAGCAAGTTCATTAAACAGGTGAATGCCTGTAATGTTCTTATCGTCGACGAGCTAGGCTACCTATCATTTGACACGGCAGGGGCCAGCTTGCTGTTCCAAATCTTTGCGGCAAGGTACGAAACCAAAAGTACCGTTGTAACATCAAATCTAGAATTTTCTAAATGGGTTACATTCCTCGGCAATGATGAACATAT contains:
- the istB gene encoding IS21-like element helper ATPase IstB, encoding MKSDDDSGNQIVALAKALKLPAFADYKAYVKDSSSTEEVLYNLLAAEHSIKEQNKYNYRIKNAAFPIPKTLDTFVFDEKRLPELKKETVMELARCDFIEKRQNVVAVGNSGTGKSHIVTALGMEAIAKGYTVKFRRASELVAQMTEAMTEKHLSKFIKQVNACNVLIVDELGYLSFDTAGASLLFQIFAARYETKSTVVTSNLEFSKWVTFLGNDEHMTAALIGRLIHHSIILNMNGEDYRLQNRINK
- a CDS encoding tyrosine-type recombinase/integrase, which gives rise to MKYDDRFFKFVRNFLMVYLPKNRCCSENTIKSYRETINLLRVYIEEKKGIPFVKVKFELLDHTLIGSFLDWLQGERHCSVSTRNHRLAALKSFFKYAAQEDPSLMMAYMELSKIPVKKAPGPIITYMSEKALATLLKQPPENTRLGIRDRFFMIFMYDTGARIQELLDLCLKDLHLSDSIPCVYLTGKGQKMRAVPLLKKTVRHLNLYMKHFHPIETRRNDSLLFYTVIRGKAGKMSADNVASFMKRYGVSARVDCLEVPERVFPHLLRHTRAMNLYQMGMSLSHIKDFLGHTNVSTTDIYASADISMLKAALEKACSRDDFPKEDPVWQDNEELLLHLCGLK